ACCAAGGAAGCCCAGGACATGGTGTCGGACTTCACCCGCATCCGCATCCGCGAGTCCAGCGCGTTCGAGAAGATCATGCCCGGAGTCAAGATCAGCAATGATCAGCTGACCCCGCAGCTTGATACCGACAAGAACGTCAAGTTGGTGGAGAAGGAACCGGCCAGCCCGGCTGCCATCACCATCCCGCTCGGCACGCAGCCCATCCAGTACTACTTCCGTGGCGACCGTTACCCGGTGTTCTTCGACCGTATCACCACGGCGTCAACTCGCCGCTCTTGACGCGCCCGGAGAGGTCGAGGAGCTCATCCGTGCCCGCCGCGACCAGGCCCTTCAGCTCGGCCCGAATCTCCGGCGTGGGCTCCTTCCCGGCGAGGACGTCGGCCAGGGTGACGACGGGCGCCTTGGGGGGTACCTGCGGGGCGGACTCGTCCCCCCCGCCGCCGCAAAACGTCGACACGAGGAGCAGCAGCGGCAAGAGTCTACAGATAGCCGTGTTCGGCGAGGAAGTCATGGTCCACCCCTTTCGGAGTCCGGGTCAGCCCCTCGAGGTAGCGGGCCAGCACGTCCACCTCCAGGTTCAACTCCCAGCCCGGCGGCAGGGCGCCCAGGGTCGTGGCCCGGCCCGTGTGCGGGATGAGGCCCACGGTGAAAAGCCGGCCCTCGGTCCCGATGACCGTCAGGCTCACCCCGTCCAGGGCCACGGAGCCCTTGGGGACGAGGAAGCGGGCGAGGGCGGCGTCCGCCAGTTCAAGGACCAAAACCCCGTCGGACCTCCGCTCCACCAGCCGCGCCCGGCCGTCCACGTGCCCCAGCACCAGGTGCCCGTCCAGGGCGTCGCCCAGCCTCAAGGGGGATTCCAGGTTCACCGGGGAGCCGGGGACGAGCCGCCCCAGGTTGGTTTTATCGAGGGTCTCCGCCATCGCCTCGGCGGCAAACCCGCCGGGGGACACCTCCACCGCCGTCAGGCAGGCCCCGTTCACCGCCACCGAGCCGCCGGTTTTCAGGCCGACCGCGGTGCGCGGGGCGTTGATCTCCAGGCGCGCGACCC
This genomic stretch from bacterium harbors:
- a CDS encoding riboflavin synthase, encoding MFTGIISEVGAVVRLRPGGVARLEINAPRTAVGLKTGGSVAVNGACLTAVEVSPGGFAAEAMAETLDKTNLGRLVPGSPVNLESPLRLGDALDGHLVLGHVDGRARLVERRSDGVLVLELADAALARFLVPKGSVALDGVSLTVIGTEGRLFTVGLIPHTGRATTLGALPPGWELNLEVDVLARYLEGLTRTPKGVDHDFLAEHGYL